One Aegilops tauschii subsp. strangulata cultivar AL8/78 chromosome 7, Aet v6.0, whole genome shotgun sequence genomic window carries:
- the LOC109734317 gene encoding protein LEAD-SENSITIVE 1 codes for MGLLSHRVERSELKPGDHIYTWRAAYSYSHHGIYVGGSKVVHFTTKKEAGTAGLDSAMAISSLISAGSPECPTFPDCGFQLPDSGVILTCLDCFLRDGALHGFEYGVPPAVFLAKLRGGTCTTAASDPADAVVHRAMYLLQNGFGSYDVFENNCEDFALYCKTGLLLPPEQGIGRSGQAASAVGVPLAALFSTPFRLMSAGPLGMAAVTAGMYCAGRYITDIGVRKDVVKVEVENLSAHLGWRRAKAKEEEWVKKKQQPAKVTRLLPLKRKRDSDLHLQSVK; via the exons ATGGGGCTGCTGTCGCACCGGGTGGAGCGGTCGGAGCTAAAGCCCGGCGACCACATCTACACATGGCGCGCCGCCTACTCCTACTCCCACCACG GTATTTACGTCGGCGGAAGCAAGGTGGTGCATTTCACAACGAAGAAAGAAGCGGGAACGGCGGGCCTTGACTCCGCCATGGCTATCTCCAGCCTCATTTCCGCCGGCTCACCGGAGTGCCCGACCTTCCCGGACTGCGGCTTCCAGCTCCCCGACAGCGGTGTCATCCTCACCTGCCTCGACTGCTTCCTCCGCGACGGCGCCCTCCACGGCTTCGAGTACGGCGTCCCTCCCGCCGTGTTCCTCGCGAAGCTCCGCGGCGGCACCTGCACCACCGCCGCGTCCGACCCGGCGGATGCCGTGGTGCACCGGGCGATGTACCTGCTCCAGAACGGGTTCGGCAGCTACGACGTGTTCGAGAACAACTGCGAGGACTTCGCGCTCTACTGCAAGACCGGGCTCCTGCTGCCGCCCGAGCAGGGCATCGGGAGGAGCGGCCAGGCGGCCTCCGCCGTCGGCGTGCCGCTGGCGGCGCTCTTCTCGACTCCGTTCAGGCTCATGTCGGCCGGCCCGCTGGGCATGGCCGCCGTCACGGCGGGGATGTACTGCGCCGGCAGGTACATCACCGACATTGGGGTGAGGAAGGACGTGGTGAAGGTCGAGGTGGAGAACCTGTCGGCGCATCTCGGCTGGCGTCGGGCTAAAGCCAAAGAAGAAGAATGGGTGAAGAAGAAACAGCAACCCGCTAAGGTGACGAGGTTGCTGCCGCTGAAGAGGAAACGTGACAGTGATTTGCATTTGCAATCCGTGAAGTGA